GTTATCAGAGAGTAGGGAGCAGGGAGTAGTGACCAGTTAATTCTCTACTTACGACTTACGAATTACGAATTACGACTTACGAATTACGACTTCGTTAAGGACTACCTTGTAGTCGCAGCATTTCATCTTGAATTCGCTGTCTTAAATCGGGATTGTTTTGGACTGTTTTGGTAATTTGATTAAATTCTTCAAAAGAACTAAAGTATTTTTTCACAATTGATTCATACTGCGAGCAATATCCTTTGGCAATACTGCGAGCGTTATCTGGTAGGTTAGAGATGCTATCTTCGCGATCGCACGCAATGCGGGGTAACTCTTCAGAACCCATACTTTGTTTGAGATCGGTTAAAGCCGTTTGGCGGACTGGTTCTGCCTCCAAAACAGCTCTAGCATAATTGTTAACTTCTGCTTCGCTGAAGTCTTGGGCAGATGCGGCAGTGCTGAAGTTGAAATTGCTGAAGTTGTGCAGATTGGGCATTCCAGCAACTACACTCAACGCGCTAATTGCGCCAATAAGCAGCGATCGCGATAACATCCGGTTGAAGTTGGTCAGTAAATAGAGATAGCAAAATTTAGTCATATTTTATGTTGGCAGAAAATGTCATACCGGAGGCATCAGTTCTTTTGAATCATTTTCAGAGTTAGAAGTTCCAGCCATTTCTCCCTACGCTTTATTCCAGCTTACAGCTAGCTGTTAGATGATGAAAAAATCTGGCAAAGGGCAATCGCTTTTGTTTGCAACGTCGTTATTTGTTCTGCACCTTGTTTCAAACTCACTTCTAATTCCAGCAAGACGGGTAAAGCAGCGATCAGTTGCTGTGTAGAAATTTGCATCACTTCTCGTTTGAGAATAAATACTCGTTTAGGATTACTAATTTCTGCGGCTTGGGCGATCTGTTGTTCTGAGTTTTCGCCTCGTTCTAACATTAGCTTCACCCATAGCCAAGTTCGAAACTGCCCGATCAATGTCGCCACGATTTTTAGTACAGGTTCGTTGCGACCGATTAACTGCCCGATGAGGATCAGCGTTTTGTTTGTATCTCCCTGACGAATTGCTTCTGCTAGCTTTAAACTATTTTGAGTATTGACTTTAACCAAGTCTGCTACAACATTCTCGCCTATAGGTGGGGAATTCTCACCTGCATAGAGTTTGAGCTTTTCCAGTTCGTTATAAAGCAGTCGCGTATCATTTCCTACAGATTCAACGATCGCTTCTACTGCACTGGGAGTGAGCTTCACACCTAAACTTTGGGCGGCTTGCCGTACCTGTTGAAGCAGTAAATCGGTTTTCCACGGTGGAATCAGCGCAAATTCCTGTACCTTGGCATGTTCTTGGAAAAGTTTAGTCGATTTCAGCCTGCCATCCGGTTTATTGCGACTTGTCAGTAACAAAACTGAAGTCTCGGGAATAGCTGGTAGGGTGCGTTTTAGTTCAGCCAATAAGTCATCCGAACAATTTTGACAAATAGTTGTATCCACCAGCCACACAAGACGACTACCCATCCCAAATGGTGGTGTCATTGCTTGATTGAGTCCTTGAATTACAGCGTCGGGTTGTGTAGGCGGAATTTGCGTGTAGTTAAAACTCATCCAATTTGGATCGAGGACGCGATCGCGCAAATCATTAACTGCTTGTTGCAATGAAAACTCATCCTCACCCCAGTAGAAGTAGATTGGCACGGTTAGTAAGTCGTAATTCGTAAGTCGTAAGTCGTAAATCAGAAACTTTTTTCTTTCCTGTTCCTTGTTCCCTGTTCCCTAATAACTGACAACTGATAACTGACAACTGACATACTCTAGCATCTCGATTGCCTTGCATTGACTAACTCAAATTAGAAGTATAGTTTCAGTGGAGCCAACTTGTTTTATGGTGGAACTAGTATAGGTCAGCGATCGCTGATAACTGACACCGATCGCTCTATGGGCGGATTTTGAACGAAGATGATGGCTTAAGCCGTGAATCTGCTTGCTAAACCCGCCCCTACTACGACAACTGATAACTGATAACTGATAACTGTGAACGTCCCTATCCATCCCATCATGACGCAGAGTTTTGCGGTTATCGATCGCGAAATTGGCACGCACAAAGATAAATTTAGCCCATCTGAGTATGCGATCGTCAGACGGGTAATTCATAGTACGGCTGATTTTGAGTTTCAGCATTTGATTCGTTTTAGTCCCAATGCCATTGACGCAGGAATTCGGGCAATTCGCGATCGCGTGCCGATTATTACTGATGTAGGAATGGTGAAACAGGGTGTAGTGAATTTGCTCAGAAAAACTTTTGATAATCCACTTATTAGTGCTGTAGAAGGAGTTGAAGTAGCTCTTCCAGGCAAAACCCGCACGGAAACAGGATTAATCCAGTCTTATGAAAAGTTTCCTACAGCAATTTTTGCGATCGGTAATGCTCCCACAGCGCTTTTAGCTTTATGTCAAGAGTTAGAAAACGCCAGTGCGCTACCAGCTTTGGTAATTGGTGCGCCAGTAGGTTTTATCTCAGTAGTTGAATCTAAAGCTGCATTAGCTCGATCCCCAATCAATCAAATTCGTGTAGAAGGACGCAAAGGAGGTTCCTCCGTCGCCGCTGCGATCTTAAATGCTTTAATTATGCTGGCACTAGAACGGGAGTCGGAAGTCGGGAGTCGGGAGTCGGAAGTCGGAATTAACTGATAACTGTCAATTGACAACTGATAACTGATAACTGACAAATGACACCAATACACGTAATTGGCATTGGATTAGATGGAACTGAGGGACTGGTTGATTCAGTACGTCAATTGGTTGTGGAGGCAAAATTACTTGTAGGGAGCGATCGCCATTTAAATTACTTTCCCCACCACCCAGCACCGCGCCTGATGCTAGGAGATTTTACCGACGCGATCGCGCAACTTCGCCGTTGTTTAGCAGATGGTAAAGATGGTATTGTCATTTTAGTCTCGGGCGATCCGTTATTTTTTGGTTTAGGACGATTGCTACTTGCAGAACTCCCACCAGAACAACTAACTTTTCATCCCCACCTCAGCTCGATACAGTTAGCATTTAATCGGCTCAAAGTTCCCTGGCAAGATGCTAGAGCAATCAGCGCTCACGGGCGATCGCTCGATGAATTAATTCAGGCGTTGCAGCAAGGGGTAGAGAAGATTGCCGTATTGACGGATAAAACAAATAACCCTCATGCGATTGCCCGTCTATTAGTATCGCTAGATCTACGCGATCGATACCAACTTTGGGTATGCGAAAATTTGGGTGGCGAGGACGAAGTATGTCGAGAGATTAACTGTAACGTTTCTACAGACAATCTGTCTTTTGCACCTTTAAATATTGTTGTCTTACTCCGCCAATCCGAGCCAGAACTGCAACTGAACTTAGCCAACTTACCGCAACTAGGGATACCAGATCGTTTATTTCTCAGTTTTAGCGATCGCCCAGGATTAATGACAAAGCGAGAAGTACGTCTCTTAATTTTAGGCGAACTGGCGCTGCAACCCGAACAAATCGTTTGGGATATTGGGGCGGGAACTGGTTCGGTTTCGATTGAAATTGCTCGGTTATTTCCCACTAGTAAAATTTACGCAATTGAAAAAACAGCAGCTGGTAGCGCGTTAATTGCTCAAAACTGCCAACGATTTGGCGTAAAAAACGTTACCTCAATCCACGGTACTGCGCCAGAGATTTTACAAAATCTTCCTAGATGCGATCGCGTTTTTATCGGTGGTAGCAGTGGTAACTTATCCTCTATTCTAGACACCTGCTCCTGCTTATCTCCTAGCGGAGTTTTAGTCATAGCTCTTGCTACCCTAGAACACCTCAGCACGGCTCTAGACTGGTTTAAGCATCAAAATAACTGGGAATACCAACTATTGCAAGTCCAACTCTCCCGCTCCGTACCCATAGCGCAACTCACCCGCTTTGCCCCTCTGAATCCGGTAACAATTATCACAGCTAAACATCTTTAGCGATCTTCTTCGCGTCTACTCTCCGAGAAGCCACTTCGCGTCTTTGCGTCTTTGCGTGACATAAAAAATTGATACAAATAGTTTACTACGAAATAGCACCAACGATCGCTTTGCAGCATTTCACGGGCTTCTACATCAGCATTTGTACGAATACGCCTTATCAGAGTATATCTAGTCGTTAGATGCAGTTTTTCCCCAACCTATTGACAGCGATCGGTTATCAGTTAACAGTTAATCTTTGTATTTAAGCGTAAAAAACTCGATACAACCAAATAATCGTGCCTGTTGCGAGTAAAAATAGTAACCCTACAACACCAGCCAAAGGCTTGCCATATTTCCCCGTGACCCATTCTGCTACATTATCCGTATAAACTACGACTTGTAAGGTATCCAAACACGCGATCGCCCATACCCAACCCGCATGAAGTCCCCAAGCTAAACCCAAACTTCCATTGTCTACCCAACGGGCAAGTACCAACACCATACCCATTAACCACAGTCCAGGCAATTGTGGCAATGTTTCTTTTTGCTCCCAAACTAGATGTAACAAAGCAAAAATTAGACTGGAAATTGCAGCTGCCCAGCCTAAATAAAAGTCGCGTTCTAATTGAGTGAAAACGAAGCCGCGAAAAATTAATTCTTCCGTGCCGCTAATCCACACTGCTAATAGTAAAGTTAGCAGCACAACTGATGCAATTTGTCTAGATTTTTTTGGTTCGGATTGCTGCCATTTCACCCAACCAAGAGCTATTTGTCCAGCAAATAAACTAGTAATGCCGATCGCGCCAATTACAAAACCCACACCACTAGAAATTAACAGATGCCAATTCCAGGTGAAACCCCAATTAGTAAAAGGTACTGCCAAAATCTGGCTGGCTTGCCATAAAATCAAGGGCGCGATCGCGTAAAGTGAGGCAATCAGTGGTAATTTTTGTCCACTTGTAATTGGTTGAGACGGTCGCCATTTAATTGCGATCGCGCAGCCAATTGCTAGTGGTAGCCAGCAAGCAGTCCATACTAGAAAAAATTCTGTCACCTGTATCATCGATACAGGTGCAATTGTCTGGAATGACATTAAGATTTGGCAGTTATACGATCCGCGATTAGCACGCTTCAGATAAAAGTTGTCATCGGTCACTTGCCATCGATTGTTGGTGGCTAACCAATGATGATTGACCAACGACCATTTTTATTCGTCGTCTTCATCGTCTAAGTTATCGTCTCTACTTTTATCGCTATCGAGTTGAATTAGGTGAATGTGTTTGTAACCTAATTTAATCTCAAATTCATCACCTGGCTTTAAGCCCATTGCTTCGGTGTAAGTAGCACCAATCACAATTTGACCGTTTTTGTGTACGCTGACGCGATAGGTTGGTTCCCGTCCGCGACCGTCTTTTGGTCCTTCAGGACTCAGAGGAATGCCCCTTGCTGCGAGTAAGGCATCATAAAAATCGGTTAAATTGACGCGAGTTTGGCTGTTTTTTGTGACCGTATAATAGCCACAGGCTTTTGCTCTTTCTCGTCTAGGTAAGTTAGAAAGTTCTTTTACCTTTTGCAGCAATGCTTTTCCAGTTAATGGATGGGTTGCAGTTTCAGTACTCACGCTCCAAATATCCTTACGTTCTCCAAAGTGGGTAAAGTTTGCTTGACAGATATTGACTGAGCTGTTTGCTTTTTGTCTATCGTCAAGTTGCTCTTTGCTAGTCGCACATTGTTTGTGCGATTTTTTCAGTCATCAGTTACACTTTGTCAGTTGTAGGCTGTTGATTTGCCACTGACATGCGATCTTCGATCGCCGACTGCTCTGGCTAATTGCCAAGTAGCTAATCTCTTATTTTATAGAAGAAGTATGTCCAAATCTCTCCTGTTCTCCAAAAATTTTTTCCATAATTAGATACTACCCATTTTAAATTCAACTTTGCAAATTTAATCTTAATTTTTTAACCAACCTTACCAAATATACAATCTTCGATCGCTAGCATCGAAGTTTTTTAGTCAAGCAGACACTCCTCGGACTCTAACTGGGAAATGCAACAAACATCAATAATTTTTCCCATCTCTGTAGCGGACTGAACTAAAGGCTAGCTATAAGGGGACTATTTGGTTAGGCATAGCAGAATCTAACCCCCAAAAATGGTTGCAAGCACTCAGCTTTCACTGTAAAGAACCAAAGAAATTTTGATCGAGACAGGTAAAATCGGAGCAAAGAGGTCATCCCTTTTTACTGATTTATGGCGAGAAAAGAGTCCTGCCTAGCCCCCAAATCATCAAAGAGGTCAGAGAATCGGATCTATTGTCACAGCAGATAAAATTGGTATCAATCTAAAATCCCTGACCTTTATGAGTACGAAATTGCTCTAGCTTCATCTCTTTAGCACCAGCGACTCATGCGCCCACAAAGAGGGGAAATATATTTTTTTAAAAAAGGGGTTGACAAACCTGAAACTTGACCCTGGTGCTAGATAAATTCCACCAGATTTAGGTCGATCGTTCTACACTAGAAGCAGTTCCAGCGCGATCGACTACAGAGCAGTAATATAACTAACCAGACAGCAAAATCTCCTTTGAAAGGATGGATTGAATGTCAAGTAGCGTTAACAACGATTTATCAGCGCGATCGCTCCTATTTACAAAATTTAGTTGATGGCAATGCAAGTTCTGTTTAAAATCGTCCGACAATCAGAAAATTCCGCGCCTCGGGTTCAGTCTTATCAGCTAGAGGTAGAACCAGGAAATACAATCTTAGACTGCTTAAATCGGATTAAGTGGGAGCAAGATGGTAGCTTAGCATTTCGTAAAAATTGTCGCAATACTATTTGTGGTAGTTGTGGAATGCGAATTAACGGTCGCTCAGCTTTAGCCTGTAAAGAAAATATTGGTAGCGAAGTCAGCCGACTGCAATTAAGCACGGGTGAGAACACGAATCAGGATACTAAGACACCAGAAATCATTATCTCTCCTTTGGGGAATATGCCAGTCATCAAAGATCTGGTAGTAGATATGAAGAGTTTTTGGAATCATCTAGAAGCAGTCGATCCCTATGTCAGCACGGGGGCAAGAAAAATCCCAGAACGGGAGTTTTTGCAATCACCAGCAGAGCGATCGCAATTAGATCGAACGGGTAATTGTATTATGTGTGGTGCTTGTTATTCTGAATGCAATGCCCGCGAAGTCAACCCCGATTTTGTCGGTCCTCATGCTTTAGCCAAAGCATACCGCATGATAGCAGATACTCGCGATGCTGAAACCGCAACTCGGTTAGAAAAATATAACCAAGGAACCCAAGGCGTTTGGGGTTGCACTCGTTGTTATTATTGCAACACCGTTTGTCCGATGGATGTTGCACCGATGGATCGCATCAGTCAGATTAAACAAGAAATCTTACCATTAAAAGATGCTGCCGATAGCCGTTCCATCCGTCACCGTAAAGTTTTAGTCGAGTTAGTCAAAGAAGGCGGCTGGATCGACGAGCGGAAGTTTGGACTGCACGTTGTCTCGAATTACCTGCGAGATCTTAGGGGCTTACTCAGTTTAGGACCTTTAGGATTGCGAATGCTCGGACGCGGCAAATTCCCCCTCAAATTCGAGCCTTCTGAAGGCGTGGCAGAAGTGCGATCGCTGATTGAAGCTGTTAAGGGAGCAGAGAGCAGGGAGTAGGGAGTGGTAACGGGTAATTGCGCTGACAACTGACAACTGATAGCTAATAGCCGATCACTGCGGGTTCATCGGCACGTTAATCATGTTGCCAGCGCGATCGCAAACTAAAATATCCCATTGACCGTTAGCACTCGATTCAAAAGCAATCCTGTTGCCATCGTTGCTGATGGTAGGATGGCGCACTTCTGCTGCTAAATTTGCCGTTAAATTCCTGAGCTGGCGAGTTTCGCGATCGTAGAGAAAAATACCAACTTGACCTCGCCTGCTGCCAGTGAAAACAATATAGCGACCATCTGCTGATAAATCGGGATCGGAGGCGATCGCATCAACAGAGTTTAATCCTGGCAGATTTACGAGACTGCTCGTTTTCAAATTAAATAAATAAACATCTTGTCGCCCGAAGCGATCGGATGTAAACACTACAAATTCATCGGCAACGCGCCCAGACAATTCTGCTGCGGGACTATTGAGGCTGCGTCCGCCTGGGTCGAAGGGATAGCTTAAAAGATGAGGAGAGCCGCTACAGCCACTCAGGCAACTAACTAGGAGCAATATAAATAGAGAGAAACAGATAGACAAGGGGGACAAGAGAGACAAGGAAGACAAGGAGCAAGGGAGACAAGGGGACAAGGGAGACAAGGGGACAAGGGAGACAAATAATTCTGGTTCCACTAGCCACCAGTCACTAGTCACTGATAACTGACAACTGGTCACTGATAACTGTTCACTGTTCACTGTTCACTGACAACTGTCATCGTACCATCTGGAATATCCAACTCAATGCGATCGCCTCGATCCAGGATTTCGATATCCCATTGCCCGTTTTTACTACTTTCAAAGGCAATGTAACGTCCGTCAGGACTGATGCTGGGGTTGCGCACCCATGCCTGATACCATTGGCTGACAGTCTGTGTCTGTTGCGTAGCGCGATCGTACAGTGTCAATACAATTTTGCCGCGATCGCTCGTTAAATAAGTTAAATAGCGCCCCGTATAACTCAAGCTCGGATGTTCTGCGATCGCTGCGGCGGGAATGCGCGGTAGAGAAACTAGGCAGCGGTCTTGTAGATCGTATAACAGTAAACGGTGCTTGCCATCGCGATTCGAGACATACGCTAACCAACGCCCATCACCGCTCAAGGCTGGTTGTTCATCACTATAGGGGCTGTTCAGGGAGCCTGACAAACAAACTTGGCGATCGCCAGGACTACAGGCTGCGATCGCCAAACTCAAGATACTTATACCAAGCGCCAAACACAGCCACTTCAGCAACCTTCTCAGCGTAGATTTGTTCATCTATGCTGTCGCCATCCGCGCAAAACTATGGCTCGTCAAAATTAGCTGAATTATCGCGATCGTCGTCAAACCGCTCGATTGGCTTGTAATCGACATAATCGGACGCTGGAACTTGGACATCATCATCCTGACCGTAGACTGAATTTTGAGGCGGACGACGTTTTCTCGGTCTAGATGACACTTCTGTATCCGCTTGTTCCGCACGTCTAGAGCCATTGCTACCGGAGCGTGGCGGCTTGCTAGTACGAGTCACTTTTTCTTCCCAGTCATCTTCTCTGGTTGCCTGAGATGAGTCATTCCAATCTTCCTCCCCTGTTTCTGGTGGTAGGGGACGAGATTCTGGACGAGAACGACGCTTACTGGTGCTAGTACGAGTTCGGTCGGCAGGTGCAATTCTTTCAGTCCCGCTACGGCTCGACGAGCGGCGGGGTGGTTCTTCCTCATCACGGCGATAGCGTCGGGGAATTTCATCCTCGCGATCGTACTCGCGATCGTAATCGTCCGTGCGCGTGGAACGTCCATCTCTGCTCCCTCGAATCCGCCGTGGGATCGTGCGTTCTTCCTCTAAAGGATCGTATTCGTCTAACTCTGCTTCGTATTGATATGCAGAGCTAACGGGTCTTTCTTCGTCTACAATTCGAGTATTGCGTCGAGCTTGTTCTGTTGCTACGCTTCGCAGCCTCACGCTTTCTACAGCAAAAAATATTGTTCCTCCTGTCAGCAGCAGTTGACCGAATTGCATAATTGGGTCATACCGCCAGCCTTGAAAAATCAGGACGAAACCACAGACTAAACCGATCGCGGCAAAAAAAATGTCGTGATCTCGCGCCAATCCAGGGCGAAAGTTGCGGAGGAAATATAGCGCTGCCCCAGCTACAGCTAAGACAATGCCCGAAATACTCGCAAAGTTAAAGTTGAAGTTGACCATTTTCGTTCTCTCAAGTATGTCTAGCCTAGCGAGTCAACTAGAAGATCGTCAAAGGTTGCTGGTTAGATGAGGGATTGGGAGTTAGGAGTGAGGGGTAAGGGAATTCTCCATTAATTCCGAATTCCGAATTCTGAATTCCGAATTTTCCCTACTCCCTGCTCCCTGCTCCCTCTTATGAACGTTGAATCTTATCTTGTTGGCTAATAAAAATCAAACCAACTGTGACTGGGATCACCACAATTGCCAAACCTGCCAGCAAACTGAAAAAGAAGTTCATTAAAGAAGGTGTCATAGATTTTTAACCACAATGGTTTAGTACTTCAACTTTAATTGTAATTTGTCGTTACACGCTTGAGAAGGCAAATTAGTTATTGGTCATTGGTCATTGGTCATTGGTTATTGGTCATTGGTCATTGGTCATTGGTTATTTGCGATCTACCCATTACATCTATTACCCATTACAGTCGCTAAAACTATGAATCCTAATGTTGCCGATCTTCGCATAGATTATCAACTTGAAGGCTTGCAGGAAACGGATGTCGCTCCGAATCCTTTGCGTCAATTTCAAATTTGGTTCGATCGCGCTCTATCTGCTCAAATTCCCGAACCAAATGCTATGACCTTAGCCACTGCTACGACTGATGGTTTACCTTCGGCTCGAATTGTCTTGCTCAAGGGTTTTGACGAGCGCGGTTTCGTTTTTTATACCAATTATCAAAGTCATAAGGGGCAAGAACTGACAGCCAATCCCCATGCAGCGCTAGTTTTTTGGTGGGCAGAACTCGAACGCCAAGTGCGGATTGAAGGGCGGGTAGAACAGGTTTCAGCTCAAGAGTCAGATGAATATTATCGCAGCCGTCCGTTAAATAGCCGCTTGGGAGCATGGGCTTCCGAGCAGAGTCAAGTGGTGGAAAGTCGCGCAGCTTTAGAACAGCGCTTGCTAGAATTGCAGACCAAGTATGAAAATCGAGAAATTCCCCGTCCGCCGCACTGGGGAGGCTTTCGCGTCATTCCTAACGCAATTGAGTTTTGGCAAGGTAGACCGAGTAGATTGCACGATCGCCTCCGCTATCGCTTACTAGAAAATGGTAGTTGGGCGATCGAGCGGTTGTCTCCTTAGAGTGGAAAGACTGTACATGTAACGTCTCTACACTGCTCCTTGTTCCCTGCTCCCAGCTCGTCCCTGCTCCCTGCTCCCTCCTAAAGTTGGCGCAGTGCGATCGCGTAAATAAACCCCTAAAGCAATGAATAGAATGATGAAAATTGTGCCAATTCCAAGGGGACTGGGGAGCCAGAAAATAGTTTCTATATGATTAATTTGTCCTGGTTGCAGTCGCCATATCAACTGATTCCCCTGTTTCTTGGCGGGAATGGCGTTTTCTGCCTTCTCAATGCTGCGTCCTCCCCAAGGGGCATTGAGGCTGAATTCAAAATCTAAAATCGAAGTGGGGTTAATGGCGAGATTAGTGTTTGTGGAAATTAGGGAGAGCGATCGCAAGTCTAAGTCGAAACTCAACCGATTTCTCACTAACAATAAAAAATTATTTTGCTTCAAGCTCAATTGAGACTCAATGGGTGGCAAATCTGTTTCTGTTAAATTATTTGGATTTTCCTTGTCAATATAGTGGAAAAATGCATTAAATTTTTCTGTTAAGTCCGCTCCATTTTTAAACGGAATTGTGACTGTAACTTCTCGATTAGATCGCCGCTTGGCTTTTCCGTGCAATTGCTTGACGCGACGTTCGATGCTGTCAAGCCAAGTCTTTACCGAATCACCACTCAAACTCATCAGCCGTTCGTCTAGCTGGATGTGCTGCACGATTTCACCGTAGTTGGGACTGTCAAAATTCACTCCGACTTGATACTGGACGCAGCCAGAAAGTAATAAAGACGACAACAGCACGATTCCTAATAGGCGCAACTGTCCGATAATTTTCCTAGCTGATGCCATCAAGATCGATAGTTTCACAGATCCCCCTCCGAATACTCTGGCGCGTTAGCAAAACTGAACGAAGTTATCGCTCTTATTTCTCTTATTTATTGATATCATCTATTGCCGATCGCATGATGATGTAGCATTTTTACGTGATTTTTGAGACACCTAACTATAGAGCGTTTCAATTGCAATCGGATTTTCCAAATGACCAATGACAAATGACCAACCTAAAAGCCCCACCAAATCAAAGCACCAAGGGTTAGGGCGATCGCGAATAGGGCAACAATGATAAAACGATTGTCTTTCGTGTTGATTTTGCTCAGATCTTCAAATTCGCGCGTTGGTTCTGGCTGGGGCGATCGCTGGCGATTATCGCTCTTGATGCTCAGTTTTATTTGCGACTCATTATCTGATATTGCCCCCAGATCGGGAATTTGAGTCATCCATTCGGCGGGGCGTTGCAACTGCGGTGCTTGCAGA
This DNA window, taken from Scytonema millei VB511283, encodes the following:
- a CDS encoding precorrin-8X methylmutase; protein product: MNVPIHPIMTQSFAVIDREIGTHKDKFSPSEYAIVRRVIHSTADFEFQHLIRFSPNAIDAGIRAIRDRVPIITDVGMVKQGVVNLLRKTFDNPLISAVEGVEVALPGKTRTETGLIQSYEKFPTAIFAIGNAPTALLALCQELENASALPALVIGAPVGFISVVESKAALARSPINQIRVEGRKGGSSVAAAILNALIMLALERESEVGSRESEVGIN
- a CDS encoding AbrB family transcriptional regulator, producing the protein MSTETATHPLTGKALLQKVKELSNLPRRERAKACGYYTVTKNSQTRVNLTDFYDALLAARGIPLSPEGPKDGRGREPTYRVSVHKNGQIVIGATYTEAMGLKPGDEFEIKLGYKHIHLIQLDSDKSRDDNLDDEDDE
- the pdxH gene encoding pyridoxamine 5'-phosphate oxidase, coding for MNPNVADLRIDYQLEGLQETDVAPNPLRQFQIWFDRALSAQIPEPNAMTLATATTDGLPSARIVLLKGFDERGFVFYTNYQSHKGQELTANPHAALVFWWAELERQVRIEGRVEQVSAQESDEYYRSRPLNSRLGAWASEQSQVVESRAALEQRLLELQTKYENREIPRPPHWGGFRVIPNAIEFWQGRPSRLHDRLRYRLLENGSWAIERLSP
- a CDS encoding TolB family protein, which encodes MCFSLFILLLVSCLSGCSGSPHLLSYPFDPGGRSLNSPAAELSGRVADEFVVFTSDRFGRQDVYLFNLKTSSLVNLPGLNSVDAIASDPDLSADGRYIVFTGSRRGQVGIFLYDRETRQLRNLTANLAAEVRHPTISNDGNRIAFESSANGQWDILVCDRAGNMINVPMNPQ
- a CDS encoding Ycf66 family protein; protein product: MVNFNFNFASISGIVLAVAGAALYFLRNFRPGLARDHDIFFAAIGLVCGFVLIFQGWRYDPIMQFGQLLLTGGTIFFAVESVRLRSVATEQARRNTRIVDEERPVSSAYQYEAELDEYDPLEEERTIPRRIRGSRDGRSTRTDDYDREYDREDEIPRRYRRDEEEPPRRSSSRSGTERIAPADRTRTSTSKRRSRPESRPLPPETGEEDWNDSSQATREDDWEEKVTRTSKPPRSGSNGSRRAEQADTEVSSRPRKRRPPQNSVYGQDDDVQVPASDYVDYKPIERFDDDRDNSANFDEP
- a CDS encoding CPBP family intramembrane glutamic endopeptidase; protein product: MTDDNFYLKRANRGSYNCQILMSFQTIAPVSMIQVTEFFLVWTACWLPLAIGCAIAIKWRPSQPITSGQKLPLIASLYAIAPLILWQASQILAVPFTNWGFTWNWHLLISSGVGFVIGAIGITSLFAGQIALGWVKWQQSEPKKSRQIASVVLLTLLLAVWISGTEELIFRGFVFTQLERDFYLGWAAAISSLIFALLHLVWEQKETLPQLPGLWLMGMVLVLARWVDNGSLGLAWGLHAGWVWAIACLDTLQVVVYTDNVAEWVTGKYGKPLAGVVGLLFLLATGTIIWLYRVFYA
- a CDS encoding DUF4168 domain-containing protein, which codes for MTKFCYLYLLTNFNRMLSRSLLIGAISALSVVAGMPNLHNFSNFNFSTAASAQDFSEAEVNNYARAVLEAEPVRQTALTDLKQSMGSEELPRIACDREDSISNLPDNARSIAKGYCSQYESIVKKYFSSFEEFNQITKTVQNNPDLRQRIQDEMLRLQGSP
- a CDS encoding bifunctional cobalt-precorrin-7 (C(5))-methyltransferase/cobalt-precorrin-6B (C(15))-methyltransferase codes for the protein MTPIHVIGIGLDGTEGLVDSVRQLVVEAKLLVGSDRHLNYFPHHPAPRLMLGDFTDAIAQLRRCLADGKDGIVILVSGDPLFFGLGRLLLAELPPEQLTFHPHLSSIQLAFNRLKVPWQDARAISAHGRSLDELIQALQQGVEKIAVLTDKTNNPHAIARLLVSLDLRDRYQLWVCENLGGEDEVCREINCNVSTDNLSFAPLNIVVLLRQSEPELQLNLANLPQLGIPDRLFLSFSDRPGLMTKREVRLLILGELALQPEQIVWDIGAGTGSVSIEIARLFPTSKIYAIEKTAAGSALIAQNCQRFGVKNVTSIHGTAPEILQNLPRCDRVFIGGSSGNLSSILDTCSCLSPSGVLVIALATLEHLSTALDWFKHQNNWEYQLLQVQLSRSVPIAQLTRFAPLNPVTIITAKHL
- the holA gene encoding DNA polymerase III subunit delta produces the protein MPIYFYWGEDEFSLQQAVNDLRDRVLDPNWMSFNYTQIPPTQPDAVIQGLNQAMTPPFGMGSRLVWLVDTTICQNCSDDLLAELKRTLPAIPETSVLLLTSRNKPDGRLKSTKLFQEHAKVQEFALIPPWKTDLLLQQVRQAAQSLGVKLTPSAVEAIVESVGNDTRLLYNELEKLKLYAGENSPPIGENVVADLVKVNTQNSLKLAEAIRQGDTNKTLILIGQLIGRNEPVLKIVATLIGQFRTWLWVKLMLERGENSEQQIAQAAEISNPKRVFILKREVMQISTQQLIAALPVLLELEVSLKQGAEQITTLQTKAIALCQIFSSSNS
- the psbX gene encoding photosystem II reaction center X protein: MTPSLMNFFFSLLAGLAIVVIPVTVGLIFISQQDKIQRS
- a CDS encoding succinate dehydrogenase/fumarate reductase iron-sulfur subunit; the protein is MQVLFKIVRQSENSAPRVQSYQLEVEPGNTILDCLNRIKWEQDGSLAFRKNCRNTICGSCGMRINGRSALACKENIGSEVSRLQLSTGENTNQDTKTPEIIISPLGNMPVIKDLVVDMKSFWNHLEAVDPYVSTGARKIPEREFLQSPAERSQLDRTGNCIMCGACYSECNAREVNPDFVGPHALAKAYRMIADTRDAETATRLEKYNQGTQGVWGCTRCYYCNTVCPMDVAPMDRISQIKQEILPLKDAADSRSIRHRKVLVELVKEGGWIDERKFGLHVVSNYLRDLRGLLSLGPLGLRMLGRGKFPLKFEPSEGVAEVRSLIEAVKGAESRE
- a CDS encoding TolB family protein translates to MNKSTLRRLLKWLCLALGISILSLAIAACSPGDRQVCLSGSLNSPYSDEQPALSGDGRWLAYVSNRDGKHRLLLYDLQDRCLVSLPRIPAAAIAEHPSLSYTGRYLTYLTSDRGKIVLTLYDRATQQTQTVSQWYQAWVRNPSISPDGRYIAFESSKNGQWDIEILDRGDRIELDIPDGTMTVVSEQ